In a genomic window of Flavobacterium sp. KACC 22761:
- a CDS encoding Dps family protein: MKTNILGLPVKESELLVQELNILLSNFQIYYQNLRGIHWNIRGKRFFDLHVKFEELYTDSQLKIDMIAERVLTIGGTPLHTFEDYIKHNKLTVGKNISNDEKAVQLIVHSLSDLLKIEREILNKSGEINDEGTNSMMSDFIAEQEKTIWMMNAWLEETI, encoded by the coding sequence ATGAAAACAAATATTTTAGGATTACCAGTAAAAGAATCAGAATTGTTAGTACAGGAATTGAATATTTTATTGTCCAATTTTCAAATATATTATCAAAATTTAAGAGGGATTCATTGGAATATTCGCGGCAAGCGTTTTTTTGATCTTCATGTAAAATTTGAAGAATTATATACAGATTCTCAACTTAAAATTGATATGATAGCAGAAAGAGTTTTGACTATTGGTGGTACTCCATTGCATACTTTTGAAGATTATATCAAACATAATAAATTGACAGTTGGGAAAAACATCTCAAATGATGAAAAAGCCGTTCAATTAATTGTACATTCGTTATCTGATTTGTTGAAAATTGAAAGAGAAATCTTAAATAAGTCTGGAGAAATTAATGACGAAGGGACAAATTCTATGATGAGCGACTTCATCGCAGAGCAAGAAAAAACAATCTGGATGATGAATGCATGGCTTGAAGAAACGATTTAA
- a CDS encoding LysR substrate-binding domain-containing protein, with product MTITQLQYVLAVAEHKNFTLAAEKCFVTQPTLSMQIQKIEEELNILIFDRSKKPIQLTDIGQKIVSQAKNIVNEADRIKDIVEQQKGFIGGEFRLGIIPTIMPTLLPMFLNNFIKKYPKVKLLIEELNTEEIIVKLKNGHLDAAIAATPLEDEKIKEIVLYFEPFVAYIPEHHASFEKQEIEVADLNLNEILLLQDGHCFRDGILNLCKSVSDIDQTNFQIQSGSFETLIKLADEGLGTTLLPYLHTLDLKESDKLKLRNFKEPKPAREVSLIYPKSELKMQIIDALRSTIAGVVKGAIVFQNVQIISPLQKKA from the coding sequence ATGACTATAACTCAACTACAATATGTATTAGCTGTTGCAGAGCATAAAAATTTTACTCTAGCTGCTGAAAAGTGTTTTGTAACACAGCCAACTTTGAGCATGCAGATTCAAAAAATTGAAGAAGAACTTAATATCTTAATTTTTGACCGAAGTAAAAAGCCAATCCAGCTAACAGATATTGGACAAAAAATAGTAAGTCAAGCTAAAAATATTGTCAACGAAGCGGACCGAATCAAAGATATCGTCGAGCAACAAAAAGGATTTATTGGTGGTGAATTCCGTTTAGGAATTATCCCGACCATTATGCCTACGCTCTTGCCAATGTTTTTGAATAATTTCATAAAGAAATATCCAAAGGTTAAGCTTTTGATCGAAGAGCTTAATACAGAAGAAATTATTGTGAAATTAAAAAACGGACATCTTGATGCTGCAATTGCGGCAACGCCACTTGAAGATGAAAAAATAAAAGAAATTGTTTTATACTTCGAGCCATTTGTAGCATACATTCCTGAACATCATGCTAGTTTTGAAAAACAAGAAATTGAAGTTGCAGACTTAAATCTAAATGAAATTTTACTTTTACAAGACGGGCATTGCTTTAGAGATGGAATCTTAAATCTTTGCAAAAGCGTTTCTGATATCGATCAAACTAATTTCCAGATTCAAAGTGGTAGTTTTGAAACTCTAATTAAATTAGCAGACGAAGGCCTTGGTACAACATTACTTCCGTATTTGCACACCTTGGATTTGAAAGAATCCGATAAACTGAAACTACGAAACTTTAAGGAACCAAAACCTGCTCGAGAAGTAAGTTTGATTTACCCTAAAAGCGAATTAAAAATGCAAATCATTGATGCCCTCCGATCCACAATTGCAGGCGTTGTAAAAGGCGCAATTGTTTTTCAGAATGTTCAAATCATCAGTCCGCTACAAAAGAAAGCGTAA
- the mnmD gene encoding tRNA (5-methylaminomethyl-2-thiouridine)(34)-methyltransferase MnmD, giving the protein MKREIIKTLDGSTTIHLEEWNESYHSKHGAIQEAKHVFIKNGLSLFENNSVAILEIGFGTGLNAFITFLESERKKQVIDYVGVEAYPVNSEEVLAMNYVAELEALEFDNIFEKMHKSEWNEKTELSRTFSLTKRKQFFDEIDDFETFDLIYFDAFGFRVQPELWSEEIFQKMYNSLKPNGVLVTYAARGVVKRNMISVGFTVEKLAGPPGKREMFRAFKNA; this is encoded by the coding sequence GTGAAAAGAGAAATAATTAAAACGCTAGATGGCTCAACTACAATTCATTTGGAAGAATGGAACGAAAGTTATCATTCAAAACATGGTGCAATACAAGAAGCCAAACACGTATTTATAAAGAATGGACTTTCGTTATTTGAAAATAATTCGGTAGCGATTTTAGAAATTGGTTTCGGGACTGGTTTGAATGCATTTATTACTTTTTTGGAATCAGAAAGAAAAAAACAGGTTATTGATTATGTTGGAGTAGAAGCTTATCCTGTCAATTCAGAGGAAGTTTTAGCGATGAATTATGTTGCGGAGTTGGAAGCATTGGAATTTGACAACATTTTTGAAAAAATGCATAAAAGTGAATGGAACGAGAAAACCGAACTTAGCCGCACGTTCTCGTTAACCAAAAGGAAACAATTTTTTGATGAAATCGACGATTTTGAAACTTTTGATTTGATTTACTTTGACGCCTTCGGATTTAGGGTGCAGCCTGAATTGTGGAGTGAAGAAATTTTTCAAAAAATGTACAATAGTTTAAAACCAAATGGCGTTTTAGTTACATACGCCGCTCGCGGAGTTGTGAAAAGAAATATGATTTCGGTTGGTTTTACTGTCGAAAAATTGGCTGGTCCTCCAGGAAAACGAGAAATGTTTCGCGCTTTTAAAAACGCTTAG